The Halococcus sediminicola genome contains a region encoding:
- a CDS encoding nucleotidyltransferase family protein encodes MSEALRHIDESTVREALSERSGCDSTVLGVLLAAGGSTRFGERNKLLAEIDGAPLVRRAARTLRDSRVSGIVAVLGHQSSAVRDALADLDVEFVENDAYERGLSTSVERGARAAAGSGVDAAVFLPGDMPFVDSATVDLLVGTFQGGVADAVAPVFEGQRGNPVLFGARHFDALRSVDGDVGGRRILLDSDGALLETDDAGTVTDIDTREDLERTRRE; translated from the coding sequence ATGAGCGAGGCGTTGCGCCACATCGACGAAAGTACAGTCAGGGAGGCGCTTTCGGAGCGCTCGGGATGCGATTCGACTGTGCTCGGCGTGTTGCTCGCGGCGGGCGGGAGCACGCGCTTCGGCGAGCGAAACAAACTCCTCGCCGAGATCGACGGCGCGCCGCTCGTCCGGCGCGCCGCCCGCACGCTGCGTGACTCACGAGTGTCGGGCATCGTCGCCGTGCTCGGCCACCAGTCGAGCGCCGTCCGCGACGCGCTCGCCGACCTCGACGTCGAGTTCGTCGAGAACGATGCCTACGAACGGGGATTGTCGACATCGGTCGAGCGCGGTGCGCGTGCGGCCGCCGGGAGCGGTGTGGACGCGGCAGTCTTCCTTCCCGGCGACATGCCGTTCGTCGACAGCGCGACCGTCGACCTGCTCGTCGGTACCTTTCAGGGGGGCGTGGCCGACGCCGTGGCTCCCGTTTTCGAGGGCCAGCGCGGCAACCCTGTCCTATTCGGGGCGAGACATTTCGACGCGCTCCGCTCGGTCGATGGCGACGTCGGCGGGCGGAGAATCCTCCTCGACAGCGACGGTGCGCTGCTCGAAACCGACGACGCGGGGACAGTCACGGACATCGACACGCGCGAGGATCTCGAACGCACTCGGCGGGAGTGA